A portion of the Pan troglodytes isolate AG18354 chromosome 10, NHGRI_mPanTro3-v2.0_pri, whole genome shotgun sequence genome contains these proteins:
- the KRT83 gene encoding keratin, type II cuticular Hb3: MTCGFNSIGCGFRPGNFSCVSACGPRPTRCCITAAPYRGISCYRGLTGGFGSHSVCGGFRAGSCGRSFGYRSGGVCGPSPPCITTVSVNESLLTPLNLEIDPNAQCVKQEEKEQIKSLNSRFAAFIDKVRFLEQQNKLLETKLQFYQNRECCQSNLEPLFAGYIETLRREAECVEADSGRLASELNHVQEVLEGYKKKYEEEVALRATAENEFVALKKDVDCAYLRKSDLEANVEALIQEIDFLRRLYEEEIRVLQSHISDTSVVVKLDNSRDLNMDCIVAEIKAQYDDIATRSRAEAESWYRSKCEEMKATVIRHGETLRRTKEEINELNRMIQRLTAEVENAKCQNSKLEAAVAQSEQQGEAALSDARCKLAELEGALQKAKQDMACLIREYQEVMNSKLGLDIEIATYRRLLEGEEQRLCEGVEAVNVCVSSSRGGVVCGDLCVSGSRPVTGSVCSAPCNGNLVVSTGLCKPCGQLNTTCGGGSCGQGRY, translated from the exons ATGACCTGTGGCTTCAACTCCATAGGCTGTGGGTTCCGCCCTGGAAACTTCAGCTGTGTCTCTGCCTGCGGGCCCCGGCCAACCCGCTGCTGCATCACCGCCGCCCCCTACCGCGGCATCTCCTGCTACCGCGGCCTCACCGGGGGCTTCGGCAGCCACAGCGTGTGCGGGGGCTTCCGGGCCGGCTCCTGCGGACGCAGCTTCGGCTACCGCTCCGGGGGCGTGTGCGGACCCAGCCCCCCATGCATCACCACCGTGTCGGTCAACGAGAGCCTCCTCACGCCCCTCAACCTGGAGATCGACCCCAACGCGCAGTGCGTgaagcaggaggagaaggagcagatcAAGTCCCTCAACAGCAGATTCGCAGCCTTCATCGACAAG GTGCGCTTCCTGGAGCAGCAGAACAAGCTGCTGGAGACAAAGCTGCAGTTCTACCAAAACCGCGAGTGCTGCCAGAGTAACCTGGAGCCCCTGTTTGCTGGCTACATCGAGACTCTGCGGCGGGAGGCCGAGTGCGTGGAGGCTGACAGTGGGAGGCTGGCCTCAGAGCTCAACCACGTGCAGGAGGTGCTGGAGGGCTACAAGAAGAA GTATGAAGAAGAAGTAGCACTTCGAGCCACAGCAGAGAACGAGTTTGTGGCTCTAAAGAAG GATGTGGACTGCGCCTACCTCCGCAAGTCAGACCTGGAGGCCAACGTGGAGGCCCTGATCCAGGAGATTGACTTCCTGAGGCGGCTGTACGAGGAG GAGATCCGCGTTCTCCAATCCCACATCTCAGACACCTCCGTGGTTGTCAAGCTGGACAACAGCCGGGACCTGAACATGGACTGCATCGTTGCCGAGATCAAGGCACAGTATGATGACATTGCCACCCGTAGCCGGGCTGAGGCCGAGTCCTGGTATCGCAGCAAG TGTGAGGAGATGAAGGCCACAGTGATCAGGCACGGGGAGACCCTGCGCCGCACCAAGGAGGAGATCAACGAGCTGAACCGCATGATCCAGAGGCTGACAGCCGAGGTGGAGAATGCCAAGTGCCAG AACTCCAAGCTGGAAGCTGCGGTGGCCCAGTCTGAGCAGCAGGGTGAGGCGGCCCTCAGTGATGCCCGCTGCAAGCTGGCCGAGCTGGAGGGCGCCCTGCAGAAGGCCAAGCAAGACATGGCCTGCCTGATCAGGGAGTACCAGGAGGTGATGAACTCCAAGCTAGGCCTGGATATCGAGATCGCCACCTACAGGCGCCTGCTGGAGGGCGAGGAGCAGAG GCTGTGTGAAGGTGTTGAAGCTGTGAATGTCT GTGTCAGCAGCTCCCGGGGTGGGGTTGTGTGCGGGGACCTCTGCGTGTCTGGCTCCCGGCCGGTGACGGGCAGTGTCTGCAGTGCCCCCTGCAACGGGAACCTGGTGGTGAGCACTGGTTTGTGCAAGCCCTGTGGCCAGCTGAACACCACCTGTGGAGGGGGCTCCTGCGGCCAGGGGAGGTATTAA
- the KRT86 gene encoding keratin, type II cuticular Hb6 isoform X2, whose protein sequence is MTCGSYCGGRAFSCISACGPRPGRCCITAAPYRGISCYRGLTGGFGSHSVCGGFRAGSCGRSFGYRSGGVCGPSPPCITTVSVNESLLTPLNLEIDPNAQCVKQEEKEQIKSLNSRFAAFIDKVRFLEQQNKLLETKLQFYQNRECCQSNLEPLFEGYIETLRREAECVEADSGRLASELNHVQEVLEGYKKKYEEEVSLRATAENEFVALKKDVDFAYLRKSDLEANVEALIQEIDFLRRLYEEEIRVLQSHISDTSVVVKLDNSRDLNMDCIVAEIKAQYDDIVTRSRAEAESWYRSKCEEMKATVIRHGETLRRTKEEINELNRMIQRLTAEVENAKCQNSKLEAAVVQSEQQGEAALSDARCKLAELEGALQKAKQDMACLIREYQEVMNSKLGLDIEIATYRRLLEGEEQRLCEGVGSVNVCVSSSRGGVVCGDLCASTTAPVVSTRVSSVPSNSNVVVGTTNACAPSAGVGVCGGSCKRC, encoded by the exons ATGACTTGTGGATCTTACTGTGGTGGCCGCGCCTTCAGCTGCATCTCCGCCTGCGGGCCCCGGCCCGGCCGCTGCTGCATCACCGCCGCCCCCTACCGTGGCATCTCCTGCTACCGCGGCCTCACCGGGGGCTTCGGCAGCCACAGCGTGTGCGGAGGCTTTAGGGCCGGCTCCTGCGGACGCAGCTTCGGCTACCGCTCCGGGGGCGTGTGCGGGCCCAGTCCCCCATGCATCACCACCGTGTCGGTCAACGAGAGCCTCCTCACGCCCCTCAACCTGGAGATCGACCCCAACGCGCAGTGCGTgaagcaggaggagaaggagcagatcAAGTCCCTCAACAGCAGGTTCGCGGCCTTCATCGACAAG GTGCGCTTCCTGGAGCAGCAGAACAAACTGCTGGAGACAAAGCTGCAGTTCTACCAGAACCGCGAGTGTTGCCAGAGCAACCTGGAGCCCCTGTTTGAGGGCTACATCGAGACTCTGCGGCGGGAGGCCGAGTGCGTGGAGGCCGACAGCGGGAGGCTGGCCTCAGAGCTTAACCACGTGCAGGAGGTGCTGGAAGGCTACAAGAAGAA GTATGAGGAGGAGGTTTCTCTGAGAGCAACAGCTGAGAACGAGTTTGTGGCTCTGAAAAAG GATGTGGACTTCGCCTACCTCCGCAAATCAGACCTGGAGGCCAATGTGGAGGCCCTGATCCAGGAGATCGACTTCCTGAGGCGGCTGTATGAGGAG GAGATCCGCGTTCTCCAGTCCCACATCTCAGACACCTCCGTGGTTGTCAAGCTGGACAACAGCCGGGACCTGAACATGGACTGCATCGTTGCCGAGATCAAGGCACAGTACGATGACATTGTCACCCGCAGCCGGGCCGAGGCCGAGTCCTGGTACCGCAGCAAG TGTGAGGAGATGAAGGCCACGGTGATCAGGCATGGGGAGACCCTGCGCCGCACCAAGGAGGAGATCAACGAGCTGAACCGCATGATCCAGAGGCTGACAGCCGAGGTGGAGAATGCCAAGTGCCAG AATTCCAAGCTGGAGGCCGCGGTGGTTCAGTCTGAGCAGCAGGGTGAGGCAGCCCTCAGCGATGCCCGCTGCAAGTTGGCCGAGCTGGAGGGTGCCCTGCAGAAGGCCAAGCAGGACATGGCCTGCCTGATCAGGGAGTACCAGGAGGTGATGAACTCCAAGCTGGGCCTGGACATCGAGATCGCCACCTACAGGCGCCTGCTGGAGGGCGAGGAGCAGAG GCTATGTGAGGGCGTCGGCTCGGTGAATGTCT GCGTCAGCAGCTCCCGCGGTGGCGTTGTCTGTGGCGATCTCTGCGCCTCCACTACTGCCCCTGTTGTCTCCACCAGAGTCAGTAGCGTCCCCAGCAACAGcaacgtggtggtgggcactacTAACGCCTGCGCCCCCTCCGCCGGGGTTGGCGTCTGCGGCGGCAGCTGTAAGAGGTGCTAG
- the KRT86 gene encoding keratin, type II cuticular Hb6 isoform X1, protein MCEELKATVQKHTQSLKPSKEDLNRLNQAIQWLTVEVGSAEIQAYRGASSERLTPRPLCSPFGRLHPQNLLSSPKSTMTCGSYCGGRAFSCISACGPRPGRCCITAAPYRGISCYRGLTGGFGSHSVCGGFRAGSCGRSFGYRSGGVCGPSPPCITTVSVNESLLTPLNLEIDPNAQCVKQEEKEQIKSLNSRFAAFIDKVRFLEQQNKLLETKLQFYQNRECCQSNLEPLFEGYIETLRREAECVEADSGRLASELNHVQEVLEGYKKKYEEEVSLRATAENEFVALKKDVDFAYLRKSDLEANVEALIQEIDFLRRLYEEEIRVLQSHISDTSVVVKLDNSRDLNMDCIVAEIKAQYDDIVTRSRAEAESWYRSKCEEMKATVIRHGETLRRTKEEINELNRMIQRLTAEVENAKCQNSKLEAAVVQSEQQGEAALSDARCKLAELEGALQKAKQDMACLIREYQEVMNSKLGLDIEIATYRRLLEGEEQRLCEGVGSVNVCVSSSRGGVVCGDLCASTTAPVVSTRVSSVPSNSNVVVGTTNACAPSAGVGVCGGSCKRC, encoded by the exons GCCTACAGAGGTGCAAGTAGTGAACGCCTGACGCCCCGACCACTGTGCTCTCCATTCGGACGTCTCCATCCTCAGAACCTCCTCTCTTCCCCAAAAAGCACCATGACTTGTGGATCTTACTGTGGTGGCCGCGCCTTCAGCTGCATCTCCGCCTGCGGGCCCCGGCCCGGCCGCTGCTGCATCACCGCCGCCCCCTACCGTGGCATCTCCTGCTACCGCGGCCTCACCGGGGGCTTCGGCAGCCACAGCGTGTGCGGAGGCTTTAGGGCCGGCTCCTGCGGACGCAGCTTCGGCTACCGCTCCGGGGGCGTGTGCGGGCCCAGTCCCCCATGCATCACCACCGTGTCGGTCAACGAGAGCCTCCTCACGCCCCTCAACCTGGAGATCGACCCCAACGCGCAGTGCGTgaagcaggaggagaaggagcagatcAAGTCCCTCAACAGCAGGTTCGCGGCCTTCATCGACAAG GTGCGCTTCCTGGAGCAGCAGAACAAACTGCTGGAGACAAAGCTGCAGTTCTACCAGAACCGCGAGTGTTGCCAGAGCAACCTGGAGCCCCTGTTTGAGGGCTACATCGAGACTCTGCGGCGGGAGGCCGAGTGCGTGGAGGCCGACAGCGGGAGGCTGGCCTCAGAGCTTAACCACGTGCAGGAGGTGCTGGAAGGCTACAAGAAGAA GTATGAGGAGGAGGTTTCTCTGAGAGCAACAGCTGAGAACGAGTTTGTGGCTCTGAAAAAG GATGTGGACTTCGCCTACCTCCGCAAATCAGACCTGGAGGCCAATGTGGAGGCCCTGATCCAGGAGATCGACTTCCTGAGGCGGCTGTATGAGGAG GAGATCCGCGTTCTCCAGTCCCACATCTCAGACACCTCCGTGGTTGTCAAGCTGGACAACAGCCGGGACCTGAACATGGACTGCATCGTTGCCGAGATCAAGGCACAGTACGATGACATTGTCACCCGCAGCCGGGCCGAGGCCGAGTCCTGGTACCGCAGCAAG TGTGAGGAGATGAAGGCCACGGTGATCAGGCATGGGGAGACCCTGCGCCGCACCAAGGAGGAGATCAACGAGCTGAACCGCATGATCCAGAGGCTGACAGCCGAGGTGGAGAATGCCAAGTGCCAG AATTCCAAGCTGGAGGCCGCGGTGGTTCAGTCTGAGCAGCAGGGTGAGGCAGCCCTCAGCGATGCCCGCTGCAAGTTGGCCGAGCTGGAGGGTGCCCTGCAGAAGGCCAAGCAGGACATGGCCTGCCTGATCAGGGAGTACCAGGAGGTGATGAACTCCAAGCTGGGCCTGGACATCGAGATCGCCACCTACAGGCGCCTGCTGGAGGGCGAGGAGCAGAG GCTATGTGAGGGCGTCGGCTCGGTGAATGTCT GCGTCAGCAGCTCCCGCGGTGGCGTTGTCTGTGGCGATCTCTGCGCCTCCACTACTGCCCCTGTTGTCTCCACCAGAGTCAGTAGCGTCCCCAGCAACAGcaacgtggtggtgggcactacTAACGCCTGCGCCCCCTCCGCCGGGGTTGGCGTCTGCGGCGGCAGCTGTAAGAGGTGCTAG